The Spinacia oleracea cultivar Varoflay chromosome 2, BTI_SOV_V1, whole genome shotgun sequence DNA segment GACGGACATTACCTTCTCCAGATGTGGTGTTCTGAAACACAGACAGAGAACAAAGAAGTTCAGCTCAACAATACTAAGCATAAGGACAGTTCAACAAGTCTACATGCAATCACCTGCTTCCCATGCCTCATTATAAGGACAGTTCTTCCTTCGCGATCACGAAAGTTTGCTCGGGAAACCTTTCCTGTCTCACCTTCATGAGAAACTTCATGCTGCCattgaaaaagggaaaatcagACAGTAAAACCATTAAGCGGTGCTCATACTAATCTAAAACTTCCAAGTGAATCGATGCTTGGCTTTtacgaagaaaaaaaaagacaaaatgTATCATAAAGGTGTGTTAACAGCTTTGCTAAGGCTTCACTTTTGTACAAGGAACAGTTGCAAATGGACAGCAAATATGTATTCACATTCTAGCTAGCTCGATTATAAAAAAACTTGTATTCACATAAATATCATAAGTTTCACATTCTAACCAGCTTCTAATAATTCAGTAATTCAAGAAAAGGCAGAGTATTCAGTATTCTCAGATTCACAAACTCAAAATCCCAGGAGGCAAAGACCCAGGAAACTGATTAGCAGACAAGTTAAGCACAAAATTCCAACACATGAGCTCAAACTATCAGGGATACGCCCTGAAAACTTGTTATTAGCTAAATTAGCATTTTGGAGAGTCTTGTTATTAGTATCTGCGTGAATTTGTATCTGCGTGAATATGCGAGAAGATATCTAATCTAGTATACATCAGAAAACCGATGCAATTATAGGCTTATAGAAATTagaaaatcattaaaaaaacaTCGGGAGTTCTAATTTTTTAGTAAGCAGGAGAACAAACTGACATTTTATATACCAAAACAATTCACTTAAGGAACTTCAATGAAAGAATCTAACTTGCTGACATTTACCCCCCCTCCCCACGAACTTCAAAACAATTCTCCCCCAACAGGATTGGAGTCTCTTGCTGCAGATTActtaaaattaaagaaaaaaatatcaGCATTTTCAAGCATACAACAGAGTGAAGTCCAAAGTAAGTATACAATACATTCATCAATTCCTCTATTTTCATAGGACAGATGGTAATTTAACTAAAATTAGAGCATTGAAACCCTAACCTTGGCAGAGGAGACAAACTCAAGGGGATGTAGATTATATTTGGCGGTGAGGAGGTGCGTAGTGGTTGTTCTTCTCGTCGAGGTCTTCGCCGGTGGAGTTGAGAGAATTGCGAGGTCGAGCAAAGGGAAGAGTGAGCAGAGCAGAGCAGAGAAGTGAAGAAGGAGATggagaagaagagaagaagtgCGGTTTGTGAGAGGGAAGCAGCAACAAAAGTAAAACCTCGTCAAAAGATGCGCTTCCAGTAAATTAGAAGGGGAGATTTTAgatatttttttgtttggttTATTTTTTGTCATCAAAAGATGCCCTTGTTAAATAAGGGCAACCTTTAACAAGCCACTTTTaatgatttttctactagtgctcgTATCGCTCACACGGTTCCTAGCGACGGTTGTAGCAGAGCAACTGCGGGAGGCTCGCGTGGAAAGGGTAGATATTGTGTCGTACCGGCCTTTGGGCTGAGGGGGCTGCGTACACAAGGGTCTCCACTTGTCTTCCAAACCCAAAATATCTTTGTCCAAAGTGTGAAGACctgcaaaaaaaataaagtaacaaTTAAGACCGATAGAATAAATACACACTGGATTATACACCAATGTAGCGAAAACGTAAACGGCCCAATTAACTAGAGGCatgtttgttaggttatgacaaatataaatcatatatttcatgcggaaaaaaccataaagccaggaatccaaattaattgccacatagtcaattagcataatttagtatacatacatgtgatgcgtgtcttccctagctgctcccgaactgaacaagaacaggtttaggactccaaatgtcgcccctccgtagatacacgtttcaaccaactaggatattctctaaggtattttgtttattcggaaaggttaattattaatttagacaaattattaaattctcacttgaacttaatctatgtgaatacttattgaattttttgtatataaattatgattatgaaccacatatttatagggtggaaataacagacttagatttctactaggattcaaataactaaatccattaggattctagttaaattaatccattagtAAGTGTTTCAGTTTTAACAAAAACATTCAATTCGAGTAGATAGGAAAACGATATtaagcaagcaatcctaaacgaccaaggactCGATCGTACGTAGCCTTGCAGCCACGCAACCCACAAGGGGCGATGGTAGCCATCCTATGTAGCGCAAGGGATCAGTAGAAAAAGTGCTATTAGTAACTGGCAAAAATGGGTTTTTAGTAACTAACATCATCCGTTGCTATAGCCGGCGTTACTAATAGTGTAAAATATTAGTAACTGACTGTGGTTGGTTACTAATAAGTACTATTAGTAACTGGCTTTCTACAATGCCTGTTACAAATAATGAATACTAgactttagcccgtgcgatgcacggtttctattcaattgttacgttaaaataaaactcctacatatatcaactgctatattttatatattagattaaattgatttttttttattttggattgaatttcattttagatttattttttttaattattatagtgtttgattttggatgaaattgtatataagaaatattaataattatttaataaaaatatttacgtggcacctaattatttatctgcGTGGCATTCGAattattaattcaaaaataattttgaagtcttatttttcattggctgaaaccattagatttcctacgcggcgctctaatatttcag contains these protein-coding regions:
- the LOC110805703 gene encoding uncharacterized protein isoform X5, producing the protein MTKNKPNKKISKISPSNLLEAHLLTRFYFCCCFPLTNRTSSLLLHLLLHFSALLCSLFPLLDLAILSTPPAKTSTRRTTTTHLLTAKYNLHPLEFVSSAKHEVSHEGETGKVSRANFRDREGRTVLIMRHGKQNTTSGEEKTWTSSSLQPTEDLSGILEAHKHS
- the LOC110805703 gene encoding uncharacterized protein isoform X4 translates to MTKNKPNKKISKISPSNLLEAHLLTRFYFCCCFPLTNRTSSLLLHLLLHFSALLCSLFPLLDLAILSTPPAKTSTRRTTTTHLLTAKYNLHPLEFVSSAKHEVSHEGETGKVSRANFRDREGRTVLIMRHGKQNTTSGEEKTWTSSSLQPTEDLSGILEDKEEHSCYP
- the LOC110805703 gene encoding uncharacterized protein isoform X1: MTKNKPNKKISKISPSNLLEAHLLTRFYFCCCFPLTNRTSSLLLHLLLHFSALLCSLFPLLDLAILSTPPAKTSTRRTTTTHLLTAKYNLHPLEFVSSAKHEVSHEGETGKVSRANFRDREGRTVLIMRHGKQNTTSGEGNVRHLVYLLENAILNLPEGQEQMVWLIDYTGFSMSTSLSVRTSRDIINILQKRLGLAVLYNPPRIFQEFWRVSKLLYMHFNCRLLLL
- the LOC110805703 gene encoding uncharacterized protein isoform X2; its protein translation is MTKNKPNKKISKISPSNLLEAHLLTRFYFCCCFPLTNRTSSLLLHLLLHFSALLCSLFPLLDLAILSTPPAKTSTRRTTTTHLLTAKYNLHPLEFVSSAKHEVSHEGETGKVSRANFRDREGRTVLIMRHGKQNTTSGEGNVRHLVYLLENAILNLPEGQEQMVWLIDYTGFSMSTSLSVRTSRDIINILQKRLGLAVLYNPPRIFQEFWRIKKSTPAILEVGSKD
- the LOC110805703 gene encoding uncharacterized protein isoform X3, which encodes MTKNKPNKKISKISPSNLLEAHLLTRFYFCCCFPLTNRTSSLLLHLLLHFSALLCSLFPLLDLAILSTPPAKTSTRRTTTTHLLTAKYNLHPLEFVSSAKHEVSHEGETGKVSRANFRDREGRTVLIMRHGKQNTTSGEGNVRHLVYLLENAILNLPEGQEQMVWLIDYTGFSMSTSLSVRTSRDIINILQKRLGLAVLYNPPRIFQEFWRMCNEIGHNIMS
- the LOC110805703 gene encoding uncharacterized protein isoform X6, whose amino-acid sequence is MTKNKPNKKISKISPSNLLEAHLLTRFYFCCCFPLTNRTSSLLLHLLLHFSALLCSLFPLLDLAILSTPPAKTSTRRTTTTHLLTAKYNLHPLEFVSSAKHEVSHEGETGKVSRANFRDREGRTVLIMRHGKQNTTSGEEKTWTSSSLQPTEDLSGILEDVQ